The Pyrus communis chromosome 14, drPyrComm1.1, whole genome shotgun sequence sequence TCTGTTTCCCAATCATCAGTGGAATTATGAAGGGACAACCTGCACAGAGGCCACCCCGTGGTGCACATACAGTTTATCCGCTTGCTCTCATTCTTTCTCCTACTAGGGAGCTTTCAATTCAAGTATGTTTAAAAAGGTTATTTTCTGATTTCCTCACATGTTGCAGGccatgagaattaaaattttctcTGTGTTTCAGATTCATGAGGAAGCCCGGAAATTTTCATATCAAACAGGTGTTAGGGTGGTTGTTGCGTATGGAGGAGCACCAATTAACCAACAGGtttctcattcttttttttctctttctgttGACTTGGTTTTTAGCCCTATGTTGGATTGGCTTTTGCCCTCATGCACTGTTTCATAATGATGACTTTACGTTTCTAATGACACTTGTTAGAGTGGTGATTACTCAGTCCAACTTATGAACTTTACATTTTTAGAACCTATGGGCTTATTTGTTGCAATTTCATTTACCCAAGCTATGATTGTGCCTGCtattttcattatttgtttAAACTATAATTGAAAGAAATTACGTGAAGTTCTTTTGTTATGCCGTATTATGAAAGTTTGTGGCTTGTTAAATTTCTTGATTGCATTTTGTAGTTATTGTGTCTCAGCTGTGCTTCATTTGAAAAAGCATGTCAAAgtttataaatttgaaattgcTTAAATAGCTCTCTTAATATATATGCATGAAACATATTAGAAATTTCAGAGACGAAGAATTTTGGACTGAATAGTGAGCTCATGTGTTGCAGTGGATTTATCTAAACAGTTAAGTTCAATAAGCAAATTACTGTGTAGGTCTctttgggcattttttttttttggagatttGGGTTGGGACTGAAACTGTGAAGAAGCTTGATTGGAGTTAAATATGGCATAGAGAAGGGGCAGAAGATATTCCAGGGAGGTTCATTCCTCATTCTGGGATATCATTTTGGAAAGGTATTAGGAAAGGTTTGGACACCTCTTGCAAACCAATAAGGCTTAAGATGGGGGATGGTAGTCGGATACAGCTGTCAGTTGTCATATGTGTAGTGTGACATCTTAACTCGTAAGCTATAGGCTATAGCTGATAAGTAAACGACATGATTGCATTATAGTTAGCATATTAAATACTCACATCTTGCTGCTGTTATGTTGGTATTTTGTGAAATGATGCGTAGTTTGGTTTAGGATATTTTCTTCCTAACTGTTTATTCGTTGTGGTCATTCATgtaatacatattttttttattgggatcAGATACATGGTGCGCACACGCATATGCCTTATGCCTATGAGCATTTCTGTTCTGTTGTACTTAATCCTGCAAGTTGTTACACTTACACTGCTTTACTGGATCCTAGTGTATCTAAATTTTCTTGTCTACCGTACCGAATCGTTATTTTTGAGATATATAGCAGATCTTGATGATGTATTTTTGGACAGCTGCGGGAACTTGAAAGAGGTGTTGATATTCTTGTGGCAACTCCTGGAAGATTGGTGGATTTGCTGGAGAGAGCCAGGGTTTCATTGCAGATGATTAGATATTTAGCCCTAGATGAGGCTGATCGAATGCTGGATATGGGTTTTGAACCACAAATAAGGAAAATTGTGGAGCAAATGGACATGCCTCCTCCAGGTATGCGACAGACTATGCTGTTCAGTGCCACTTTTCCGAAGGAAATACaggtaatttttctttttgtgggaAAAACTTTATAAATGCAAGACTTTCTTCATAGATTTTTTGTAGACATTTTCCGAACTAGAACAGTGTCAGTGTATCACACTTCATTAATCTAACCAACTAATTAATCAGGCCTCAGTAGATCTATGTTGGGATTACCAGATGAATTTATGTTGTAGAAACTAAGTAGAattgataattttatttttttattttttttttggttttatgttCTGGCCTTATGCTGAAAAGCTCTAATGCGTTTGATTTGAAACTTTTGTTTTGCATGCAGAGACTGGCCTCTGATTTTCTTGCAAAGTACATCTTTCTGGCAGTTGGAAGGGTGGGTTCTAGTACTGATTTGATTGTCCAAAGAGTGGAATTTGTGCATGAATCTGATAAAAGAAGTCACCTCATGGACCTTATTCATGCACAGAGGGCCAATGGCGCACAGGGCAAGGTATTCTTGTGGAActtcttttgaactttttagcTACTAATGTGAAAACTATTACTAATTGGATAATTTAAATTTGTGTGATTCTTGCATTTATTAATGTGAAAACATTGGTTGCTtgcattgtttttttattttgcagcAAGCTTTGACATTAGTTTTTGTTGAGACAAAGAAGGGAGCTGATTCGCTGGAACAGTGGCTGTGTATGAATGGTTTTCCTGCAACTACTATTCATGGTGACAGATCACAGCAGGTACGTTGGTTTTGCTATCTGGTTTCTGTCATTTCGGGGGTACATGTCTTGATATACTGTATGTATTTAACtttaaaggggggggggggtaacattgGTGTGGTTTTGTAATTGTTGCTATCAACACACACCTCACTAACATGGCGAGTTATCAGATTCAGGCTTCTCGTCGTGGTAGAACAAACATGGATATTCTAACTCAGATTTTTTAGTTAGTAGATTGTTCATGCTTGGGAATGTTGTATTTAGGGTTCTCCTTCCTGGATATTGAGATTCCAGTGAACATTAAGTAGCATGTTAGCAAAGAATGACAAGGTACATAACCAGTAGAGAACACGAGGACTATGAAATACCTTGTTTGAATCTTTTGCTGCTTGCTGATACTGTGTGTGTCATGATATGGCTTTCCATGGGCTTGTTGGTATTTATAAGCATGCATTGGCccttttattttggttattgACCCATGTACATCACATTGCGAAGCATATGAGTTTtaggtttgggatttttgttgGTTTGTTGTCAAGTTGCACCAGGCAGTGATTGGAGATGCATTCTTCCTCTTTTATGTTGATAAAAGAAATATGAATTGGGTGATAAAGTGGTATGGAAAAGCTGTTTTTAGGATATACACTGTTTTGAACTTTCGGCTTAGAAGAAACTTAATTGGCTTGATGTCTAAGAATGTACCCTTGTATAATCAATTTGAGACTTAGGATTGGATGTTATTCCAGGGGCTTGAGATCATGTAGTAGTTACGATGGACTGCATTGTTATAAGATTAATGTTTGAATTCTAccttttgtttatatatttgtttaccTGTACTTGTCTGCAGGAAAGAGAACAAGCATTGAGGTCATTTAAGAGTGGGAACACTCCAATCTTGGTGGCTACTGATGTGGCTGCGCGTGGGCTAGACATTCCTCATGTTGCACATGTTGTCAACTTTGATCTTCCAAATGACATTGATGATTATGTTCACCGCATTGGTCGTACTGGACGAGCTGGGAAGTCTGGCTTGGCTACTGCCTTCTTTAATGAGAACAATTCATCACTTGCCAGGTCTTTGGCAGAATTGATGCAAGAATCAAATCAAGAAGTACCTGCTTGGCTGTCTCGGTACGCAGCTCGAGCTTCTTTTGGTGGTGGGAGGAACCGTCGTTCTGGGGGAGGCCGGTTTGGTGTCCGTGACTTCCGAAGGGATTCATCTTTCAGCAGGGGTGGCAATGATTACTATGGTGGAGGCGGTGGGGGTAGCAGCGGTGGATATGGGGGTGCTTCTGGTGGATATGGGGGTGCCTCTGGAGGATATGGTGCTGGGGTGGCCAGTGCGTGGGACTAACCGCTAACTCCTCAAAGCAGTTACAGTGTCTTAGGTAATGGATGCAGACTTCTTTATAAGGtcatatttttgtttatgtAATGTTTGGTTTGAACGACCAATGTTTTACATTGTCGGAGACGCTCATCAATGTTTTGAGGGGAGGGGTAACTTATGTTCGGTATTGGTGCCACAGGAATAGAAGGTTTGTGTAATGTTGGTAGGTGTCGATTTAAAAGGTGCTAACAGAGTAGGGATTACTGTCATTTTAGTCATTCTGTACCCTTATTACGTACTCTGGCGTGTGAGTTGGGATGGGTTGTAGAATATGTAGTGGGAGAGGGGAGAGGGTTTCTTTTCGGCCACATCTTTGTTTATCTCATAGGCATGTTCGTTTCAACCCAGTTTGTCGGGTTTATAGTGTTTGAGGGTTCTTCAGTTCCTGCCAATTCTTTCCTCCTTTCAAGGAGTTGAACACGAGGAGTTATAGGGCTTTTGTAATATTTTGGTTCTGACTGAAATAAATACAAAGCTCTCGTTGAAAACCAGATTTCTCCGATTTGAACGGGAACTTTCGGTACCAATTGGACCGGAGTAATCTTAGTTGCCAGTCGTTGTTGAACGCGAAACGTTTGTTATTTTTATGCAAGCTATGTGAAATTCAGAAGGGCCAAGTATTTTCAGATcggttttcttttattttgagtGCCTACTTTGCTTTGAATgcgttttttcttcttgttatgAATGAGAAATTTGTGTTGGAACTGAATGAGAAATTTTAGCAAGGGAAGAAAGGTCCTAACTTCTAAGTTAACATCGATTTTATTTCTAAATGTGACTGGTAGTTGAGTTGGTTAATTCACTTTTGTATCCGACTCTGGAGGTTCTATGCTTGTCTTCTCTCTTCCCTATATCgtttctaaatatatataaaatggcTACATAAAGAAGTTGAAAAATGCAAATGTATGTTAGGTCAGTTGAGCAGGCAACACGCTTGTCATTTTTGCACTttcgattttttatttatttatttttacaattgatattatttatactaaggagAGGGGGTGAACTAAGTtttacaatgagctagcaataatgtgatttaatttacttttgacgagaatcaaacttaatacCTCTTACTTACGAGTGAGGAGGAATATCGCTAGATTGTAGCATTAAGTAACcgattttctttttatattaaaaCAATTTAGAGCGTTGGATTGTCAAATCCTAACACCAAATAGAGTGGGAGAGAGAGACCTACATTTTCATTTGTGGCGTGTGGGACATAAAGGAGAGGTAAGTGACCAACAACAACTCTATTAAGTGGTTAATCACGTAGAAAAAAGAGGTTCTTTATTCCCTTTGAGTCTTTTGACATATCAAAACTTAAACGAAGCTTCTTTGACAAGTGCATATGAGCCAAAAGAGCAAGTACACATTTTATGTTATTCTTTCTCACATCCAAATCAAAATGCTAGAAGACTCCTCTTTCAAGTCTTTGTCCATTTTTATATTCTCTTCCCCCACTCCTTTTCTTaacttccaatttttcttcaatccCTCAGTAGTTTAGAAAATGAATGGTGAAGATTGACTCTAAAAAATCGATTGTGAAAATTGTTTAGAAAGTCGGACTACTTGTAAGATTAGACTACCGAAGACAAACCCtttaatgaaaatttgattTACCGAGTCGGACTACTAACATAATGAAAATTTGGTATAGCGATGCACAATCATTAATTTGTTGGAGTAAGTCATGAGCTCGGACCTCATAAGTGACGTTAAAAATAGTctatttcaattaatttatctCCCATGGAAATAATTGGACActaaaatttggagaaaaggaTAAGAAGATAATAGGGGGGAAGTGAGAAACAGAAAATGATATTTCATAAAAACAGTCACCAATGGATAGGTAAGCTCATTAAAGAGTGGTGGAGGTGAGCTATTAATATTTCGTGAGACCAAAAGCAATATTCAAACCTTCCCgttgtcttctctctctctctctctctctctctctctctctctctctgtgataCTAGTTCTCTCTCCTAAATTGAGTTTTGGGCATGAGCTCTGTCACCCTTGTTGGagttgaaattaaaataaaacattttagAAGGGGGTTAAAACACCATTTTGGTTCCTCTATTTGCTtgcattttgtttgatttattatgttttacatttaaCTTTTAAATAATGTTACggtttagtaatatttttcttgtAAGTATGAAGATTTAGATTCAACATCAATGACTGAAGAGTTCAATACCTATTTATGTTGGTTAATTATGCAGTTTAACCAAAATCATCTTCCAATTTCGTTGTATAAACAAATTTGTGTTTTGAATTTAACCAATTAGGTCATTGTGTTTCATCTCGTCAGTAATGTTGTTGGTCCATCTTATctattttaacgttaatttttatGCGCGAGTCTCTGCATGTGTGTGACGTGTCACCATAACGctcaaattaaatgaaaaaacaaaaaaggtttAACAATTTCAAAAGTgcattaaaataaattagttcAAATTTTTCAAGACCCACCTCtatattattttaagtttttcagactaaaaatacaaaaattacttATCACTATACAATACCAGAAGTTCGAGaaaattttgatattgattGGAACACGAATGATAcattatgtgtttttatataaatagtgaataattttattttttaagttattaactttttaatatatatatatattatatcattaatataataatacataATATACCATTTTGTATTTCTGTCAcgctgaaaaatctctctaaaaGTTGGTCAGGTCCACGGTCCAGCTGTACTCTTtaggttagagagagaaagaaacacGAGAGTGCAAACAAGTCTTCTCTTCTGGAGAGAGATAGAGACggtgaaagagagagaagacgTGCCCTCACATTTTGATGTTCGTAGTCTAACTTCCCAGTTGGTGGAGGCggacttctatttttttttctgcattttttgTTTGCATCTGCAGATAAAATGGAAAAACAGACCTccccagaagaaaaaaaacaaagcttttagtTCATTTCTGCTATCGGCTGGATCGGATTCAAGAAATTGAACTTCCAGCTCCAAAGTGGCTTCTCGATCCAAGCTTCATCCAACCATTTTTCTATGAGCTTGTGATTCGCAGATGGACCAGAACACTGAACAGCCTTCCAATGCTCAGAGGGGCTTCAGAGTTCAAGCCCCACTGGTTAGTCTCCTCACTGATCTCGGAACCCAATTTcccttttatgtttttataatttttcctttgaattcatgGCATTTTAGAGATACCCAGATGAAAGTTTAACTTAATTGTGAAAAATTGTGGAGAAATTTTGGATTTTGcttctgggtttttgttttcttaagatTTTAGAGGTGCTCAGCAAGTATTTTTGTTGAATGTGTGATTCTTTGGGGGAAAGGTTTTGACTTTTTATTGTATGAACATAGGGGATGAGGAAATgtttaactttgatttttatGAGCTGAACCGTGCAAAATTGTTGACAAAAGATTGGacatttggttgttttttcttcttgagtGCTCTAATGGGTACCTTATTTTTAAAGTTCGAGGTGCAGTATTCTGATTTTCGTGGTGTTGGGATCGTATTTGCTGCTTCTCAGTGATGATCAAATTGGAACCTGAGATATCTCTCTTGGTTTAATTAGAAAGTGTGTTCTTCCTAAACGTATGTTTTAAAGAATAAAGTTAGAGAAAGGAGGTCATTCTTTGCTAAGAAATTACTGTTCTTTGACGATTAACTGCCTTCCACATGAGTTACAGTTACGCTTTTGTAACATTTACAAatattttggatgaaattacTGCATTTACTTTTCACCTCGATGGTTACTCAAGCTATTTCTATCTTGTTCTCTGGTATATCTTTTAGGGTGCGTTTGGATGAGGGACTTTGAAGTGCCATGGAACTTAGGCCAAATTTATTTGTTAGGAATGCACTGCCAAATTAGGAAGAGGATCTCAAAATGACTAGATGCAGTAGCTTTGAGAGAACTTTCAGATGACTCCTTTGAGGTCCTTAAAGGTGTCACTTGCAAGTCCTTTGTTTAGTGTCTTTGTAGCGTATTTCTAGAGTTTTAATAATAACTTTGTAGTGCTTGAGTAGTTCATTTTTGAGCAACAATATCATTCTTTTTGCGTGATAAATTACATGTAGATAAATACTGGCATCCTTTACATTGTAGATAGATACTTGCATCCTTTAACCCCTCCACCCTTTTCATGCTGTGGAAAAGGATTCAATTGCTACTTtcattttcttgtattttgaacttttgttaccatcccagattttttttttttttttcaaaattttatttcagTGGGTGCGAATCATGCTATTTTACTAAGCAGTCCCATATAATGTCTCCAAATCCATGCCTACTGTATATCTGTTGTCACAAGCACATCAAAATATGTGTCATGGACTCGTGGCCACTAGCTTCCCCTCGGtgtttctaaaaatatgtgtCATGGACTCGTGGCCACTAGCTTCCCCTTGGTGTTTCTAACTTACCTTTTACTTTCGTTATCTCATGCATCCTGACATGCCTTCGTTTTGCAGGTTGACTCCATATCATGCTATTGTAAAGTAGATGCAGGCTTCAAAACTGTTGCAGGGGCAAGAAAGTTTGTCCCAGGATCAAAGATTTGCATCCAGCCTGATATCAATCCTAATGCACACAGGGGAAAAAACTTACGCCGGGAAAGGACCAGAATCCAGCCACCCCTCCTGCCTGGTCTACCTGATGATCTTGCAATTGCTTGTTTAATCAGAGTCCCCCGTGTTGAACATAGGAAACTCCGTATAGTTTGCAAAAGATGGTATCGCCTTCTAGCTGGAAACTTCTTTTATTCGCTTAGGAAAAGTCTTGGAATGGCGGAAGAATGGGTTTATGTTATCAAAAGAGACCGTGATGGAAGGATCTCTTGGCATGCTTTTGATCCCACATATCAGCTCTGGCAGCCACTTCCACCCGTTCCTGGTGAGTATTCTGCCGCACTTGGTTTTGGTTGTGCTGTCCTTAGCGGTTGTCACCTGTACTTGTTTGGAGGAAAACATCCACTGAAGGGATCTATGAGACGGGTTATTTTTTACAGTGCTCGGACAAATAAATGGCACAGGGCACCGGATATGCTTCGGAAACGCCATTTCTTTGGCTCTTGTGTTATTAATAATTGTCTTTATGTAGCTGGTGGGGAGTGTGAAGGAATTCAAAGGACTCTTCGTTCTGCTGAAATTTATGATCCAAACAAAAATCGGTGGAGCTTTATTTCCGATATGAGCACAGCTATGGTGCCATTTATTGGGGTGGTTCATGATGGAATGTGGTTCCTAAAAGGACTTGGGTCACACCGTGAGGTAATGAGTGAAGCCTATGCTCCTGAAGCCAATACCTGGACCCCTATTAGTGACGGGATGGTTGATGGGTGGCGCAACCCAAGTATTTCTTTAAATGGGCAGCTCTATGCTCTGGACTGCCATGATGGGTGCAAGCTTAGGGTTTATGATAGAGTATCAGATTCATGGAACAAATTTATAGATAGCAAGGTTCATCTAGGGAGTTCTTGTGCTTTGGAGGCTGCTGCGCTTGTTCCCCTTAACGGGAAGCTTTGCATTATTCGTAATAACATGAGCATCAGTTTAGTTGATGTTTCAAGTCCGGATAAACATGTAGAAAGCAACCCTCACCTTTGGGAAAATATCGCCGGCAAAGGTCATTTTAGAACTCTAGTCTCAAATATATGGTCTAGTATAGCAGGCCGAACTGGTTTGAAGAGTCACATTGTACACTGTCAAGTGCTCCAAGCATGACAGGCTGACAACTGCTGTCGGTGTtgcttatgctttgtgtgaagcAAGAGTTGCGATGAGAAGCATTGTTGGTGTATCTGTAGAGCCAAGACAGTCATCTCTTGCAAGCGATCTGGTATGCGACTGGCGAATACTGGTTTCGGAAATAGAATTTCGAGGTTATTGGTCTCGGAAATAGATTTTTGATGTCATTTCTTTATATTCATGATCAAGAGAGGGCAGATAAATTTGTAAATCTAGTTATATTGGTCAAGGCCTTTTTGTCTTGTGCTTTGGGGATTTTATGTTTAGTATCATGTAATCTTAGAGATGCTTTTGTGAATATACATGGGTCATTAGAGATCATTCAATATATACTTTTCCATTAATCCATCATCTCTTCTTTTTCGATGTGTGTCATCCGTGTGCAGGGGCCATGATAATCTTTTGAATTGTTCTAATTTCACCGGACAGGACatcaaatttctttattttgctGGAATATCAGcgtcaccttttttttttgtacaacaaaaattatgaatttGTAGCCACGACGCAcataattttagttatttttgttCATAGCAAGACATTTCAAACTCCACGAGCAAGCATTTCCTGAAACCGTTTGAACGACTCTTCCCTTTGAATCTTGAGCTGGTTTCTGAACTTTTTGATGAAGGCATCAGCCATTTCATTGGACGTCGCCTTCCTGATCATCCACCGCATTCATCCTCCGGTTCAccatttgtttcttcattgtattctccttttccttctgcATCCTTTGGCTCCCGTCGGCAGCCGCAACCTCTTGACGAGCATCCATCGCAGCAGCTTGCTCGGAAAGTTCAGTAACCAAAAGGGTAATTTTGATGTCGGATTCGGCAAGGGATTGAAGAGAAACGTGCCTCGAAACTCAAAGTCGATTTGTGTTGGGGAATGAGCAGAATGAATGTATTTATAGCTTCAAACGTTTCTAAAACTTAGAAGCATGAGTTTCATATGGATTgaaggaaaggaaaggaaaggaaaggaaaggggaaagaaagaacaaataagTTACACAAGAGTAACAAAATTATGTTTATCGTAGAATTTCAAGTCAGATTTactttttggttttgaattcGAGGTACAAAACTAGCACAAATATAGGTGATTGCCTAGttgaaaactttgagagaaCCTGTGTCATTTAACTGTAATCAGGAATGAACTGAAACGCCTTTAGACTTTCCAAgcctattaattaataatactTTTTGGGGCCCAACAGGATACCTCAGgcttcaaaaactaaaaaaaacagaaaaggtgaaaaaagtttttttttaatcattttatgcTTGATATTAGGCCAAAGATTgacctaaaaataaattagtccAAAGATTGCATCTAAAATAACTATTCTATTGGCAAGTTGgtgaaaaaaattaagtaaaatatTTGGATTCCCTCGTGGATAAAGATGGATGATTGAGACCTTAATCACTAACTAATTAGGCTGATTAGACGACCTAATCATAGACTAATAGTGCATGCTGATTGTTAATTAGTGTACACACTATTTGTATTTGAGAGCTTACACGTACACGTCAGGGTAATAATTTTTTTGACCTTAAATAATATCTGCCATTATTGACTACAGGATTCAACCATCCAAGACTATAAAATTGGTGTCATTTGTAGGTTCACATTGGATTTGGTTCTAAAACACATGATTAAATAGGATTAATTAGGTTTTAGGTTTCTCAACTAATCTAATTACATACTAGTTGACCAAAATGGTTTGGTTCTAGTTCATACTTCATACTTCATAGTACAGACATTAACCAATCTCTCTAATAGAGTTTTTACCTTGCTTTAAGTATGGAGCTGTTGCTTTATGTCGTTACGTGGTCAATTTATATCGTGGGTTGTTGTTTGAGTAGGTTTTTATGTGACTTTGGTGGTTGAATTTGAAGTTCTTTTGTGTTTGCGTGACTCTCTCTTGATCATTTCATCTTTGCATTCAGAGTTGTTACAAAAATGATGTTAGATTGGTTACTAGGGAAACAGCTTTGCGTCTGGATTCGTTACAAAAAAGATGTCGGATTGGTTACTAGGGAACAAAATTGAGTTTGGATTCATTATAAAAgataggctttttagccaaatgGTCCAAGATTGGCATaattcctcattttggtccctgacaAAGAAAATCGATAGGAGTGGTCATTAAGTTTGTTCACCATAAATTATTCTGGTCATTCCATAAAAAATCTATCAATATCCTGGTTAGGTAGAGtgattgatttgacaaaaatattctTAAAAGGTAATTACTTGGTTGTTCACATGATAATTTAAGAAGAAATGAGAGACTGAAAGATCCACCAAATAATTattgacaagcatgaaatttatatatacatatatgtactaAGGTTTATACCAGGTTTACACCAGAAtaacacctctctctctctctctctctctctctctctctctctctctctctctactaaCAAGAATTCATACGCATATTTATTTGCTTCTACCGGCCACTTGTACAATCATAAAGATGATTGCATGAGATCGATGGAAAGATCTGCAGATGGTTTCCTTCTTCCATACAGTGGTTGCATAATTTGCATTGTACTCTTTCTACCTGCAACAATATCGGAGCAGCTACATTAGTCCTCCGATGATTAGCCTAATTTTTCTACCTTAGCAAGTAAAGCCTACATTAGGTCAATGCCAATGAAACCAATTTAATGAAGCAAGTCAGAGTTTAACTTTTGCTTAAGAAATCTAGAGAgaaactttaattttcaaaatatcatatttCAAACAGAAAACATACACCCGGGAAGCTGCGCGATGTTGTCCAGCTTCTCAGCTGTATGATTAGCGGTTCACATATGAAGGTTTCAGGCTTCAACAATacaaatttggttttggttttgttttatgGTAACCTAGAAGCCTTTTCATCATGCAGCATCACTAGAAATTTCTTTTTGAATGATCCCTGAAGAAAACTTGAAGAGATTACAAGATTTTCACCAGCATAGCTCCACCAAATCTCGTTAAACGGAGAAATGATAATGCAATGCCGTCCGTAACGATAAACCGATTTAGAGCAACGTTAGTACAAACTGCAAAATGACACATCAGAAATGTACCAGATCATCAAGTACTGTGAACTTCCTGTAACAGGAATTAAGAAAATAAGGTCCAAGATGGGGTTGATAAAGTTAACCCTTCAACCTGAGACCTGAACCTCCAATATTTGAACACAATTATAGGAGAAAATTAAGCAATGCCCCAAAGAATTAGAGAATGGATAGTAGTGAAACAAAGCGAAAGAAGATTGGAACAAGATTTGCAGTTCAGATGTCAAGTGCCTATATGGAAGTAAAGAATCAGAGATTCCAAACTTTGGTGATTCAAATGTCAAGTGCCTATATTATCACCTTATTATGATTGAAATCCTTGATCTTTCTCGAGCATGATCGTTAACATTCCATATCCAAATCGAGCAAGTTGTtaattggaaaaagaaaaaacttcgCTGTTTATCATAGGTCCTGAAGAGAAATCGAAACCAAAGGCAGACATATCCCTTTCAATCTGCCTGCAATAAAGCTTTTGATCCTTCTGTTGGTCCAATAATCTAATCCGCCGAGACAAATAATCAACAAATATCAGTTTCCTTCGGTTAATCTTACAAAGATCAAGCTCAGAGGAAAATATAAAGGCTGAACttcctgaaaaataaaaatgttcgtggatttttttgtttgttttgttgctACATGCGATATTAGGATAGGTGGATTTACATAAACCCGAGGTGCAGGAGTAAACGCTCATAACCACTCGAGCTACACGCGAAActagtataaaaaaaatcttgtcTTTCCCATTTGATCCaataaaacacaaataaaaccaaaattctGTATTTCTAGAAGGAAAGAATA is a genomic window containing:
- the LOC137715144 gene encoding DEAD-box ATP-dependent RNA helicase 37-like codes for the protein MRTSWADLAANSAAENVGSGSSGNAGSGNAAAPAPNRSTYVPPHLRNRPPSSDPPAPAYTAPVTNDRGGPGGFSAPRWGGPRNDNSRTGHVGNAGRGGGWGSRSGGWDGRTREVNPFRDDDETEQPFSEQENSGINFDAYEDIPVETSGDNVPTPVNTFADIDLGDALNKNIQRCKYVKPTPVQRHAIPISLAGRDLMACAQTGSGKTAAFCFPIISGIMKGQPAQRPPRGAHTVYPLALILSPTRELSIQIHEEARKFSYQTGVRVVVAYGGAPINQQLRELERGVDILVATPGRLVDLLERARVSLQMIRYLALDEADRMLDMGFEPQIRKIVEQMDMPPPGMRQTMLFSATFPKEIQRLASDFLAKYIFLAVGRVGSSTDLIVQRVEFVHESDKRSHLMDLIHAQRANGAQGKQALTLVFVETKKGADSLEQWLCMNGFPATTIHGDRSQQEREQALRSFKSGNTPILVATDVAARGLDIPHVAHVVNFDLPNDIDDYVHRIGRTGRAGKSGLATAFFNENNSSLARSLAELMQESNQEVPAWLSRYAARASFGGGRNRRSGGGRFGVRDFRRDSSFSRGGNDYYGGGGGGSSGGYGGASGGYGGASGGYGAGVASAWD
- the LOC137715497 gene encoding F-box/kelch-repeat protein At1g55270-like encodes the protein MDQNTEQPSNAQRGFRVQAPLVDSISCYCKVDAGFKTVAGARKFVPGSKICIQPDINPNAHRGKNLRRERTRIQPPLLPGLPDDLAIACLIRVPRVEHRKLRIVCKRWYRLLAGNFFYSLRKSLGMAEEWVYVIKRDRDGRISWHAFDPTYQLWQPLPPVPGEYSAALGFGCAVLSGCHLYLFGGKHPLKGSMRRVIFYSARTNKWHRAPDMLRKRHFFGSCVINNCLYVAGGECEGIQRTLRSAEIYDPNKNRWSFISDMSTAMVPFIGVVHDGMWFLKGLGSHREVMSEAYAPEANTWTPISDGMVDGWRNPSISLNGQLYALDCHDGCKLRVYDRVSDSWNKFIDSKVHLGSSCALEAAALVPLNGKLCIIRNNMSISLVDVSSPDKHVESNPHLWENIAGKGHFRTLVSNIWSSIAGRTGLKSHIVHCQVLQA